The following coding sequences lie in one Rutidosis leptorrhynchoides isolate AG116_Rl617_1_P2 chromosome 4, CSIRO_AGI_Rlap_v1, whole genome shotgun sequence genomic window:
- the LOC139843718 gene encoding ras-related protein RABH1b-like isoform X1, with amino-acid sequence MAPVSALAKYKLVFLGDQSVGKTSIITRFMYDKFDNTYQFVSTIQATIGIDFLSKTMYLEDRTVRLQLWDTAGQERFRSLIPSYIRDSSVAVIVFDVASRQSFMNTAKWIEEVRTERGSDVIIVLVGNKTDLVDKRQVSIEEGEAKARDFNVMFIETSAKAGFNIKALFRKIASALPGMETLSSTKQEDMVDVNLKSSNASGSQQQPQSGGCAC; translated from the exons ATGGCTCCGGTTTCAGCTCTAGCAAAATATAAGCTCGTGTTTTTAGGAGATCAGTCAGTTGGAAAAACAAGCATCATTACTCGATTTATGTACGATAAATTTGATAACACTTATCAG TTCGTATCCACTATTCAGGCTACTATTGGTATCGACTTTTTATCCAAAACTATGTATCTTGAAGATCGAACAGTTCGCTTGCAGCTTTG GGACACAGCTGGACAAGAAAGGTTCAGGAGTCTCATTCCAAGTTACATTAGGGACTCTTCAGTTGCTGTCATCGTTTTTGATGTTGCAA GCCGACAATCATTTATGAACACTGCCAAATGGATTGAGGAGGTTCGTACTGAGCGAGGTAGTGATGTAATCATCGTCCTCGTTGGAAATAAAACTGATCTTGTGGATAAGAG GCAAGTTTCCATAGAGGAGGGAGAAGCTAAAGCTCGTGACTTCAATGTAATGTTCATTGAAACTAGTGCTAAGGCGGGTTTCAATATAAAG GCTTTGTTTCGAAAGATAGCTTCTGCATTACCAGGTATGGAAACTCTTTCGTCCACAAAACAAGAAGACATGGTTGATGTAAACCTCAAGTCCAGCAATGCAAGTGGGTCCCAACAGCAACCCCAGTCCGGAGGGTGCGCATGCTGA
- the LOC139843718 gene encoding ras-related protein RABH1b-like isoform X2 has translation MAPVSALAKYKLVFLGDQSVGKTSIITRFMYDKFDNTYQATIGIDFLSKTMYLEDRTVRLQLWDTAGQERFRSLIPSYIRDSSVAVIVFDVASRQSFMNTAKWIEEVRTERGSDVIIVLVGNKTDLVDKRQVSIEEGEAKARDFNVMFIETSAKAGFNIKALFRKIASALPGMETLSSTKQEDMVDVNLKSSNASGSQQQPQSGGCAC, from the exons ATGGCTCCGGTTTCAGCTCTAGCAAAATATAAGCTCGTGTTTTTAGGAGATCAGTCAGTTGGAAAAACAAGCATCATTACTCGATTTATGTACGATAAATTTGATAACACTTATCAG GCTACTATTGGTATCGACTTTTTATCCAAAACTATGTATCTTGAAGATCGAACAGTTCGCTTGCAGCTTTG GGACACAGCTGGACAAGAAAGGTTCAGGAGTCTCATTCCAAGTTACATTAGGGACTCTTCAGTTGCTGTCATCGTTTTTGATGTTGCAA GCCGACAATCATTTATGAACACTGCCAAATGGATTGAGGAGGTTCGTACTGAGCGAGGTAGTGATGTAATCATCGTCCTCGTTGGAAATAAAACTGATCTTGTGGATAAGAG GCAAGTTTCCATAGAGGAGGGAGAAGCTAAAGCTCGTGACTTCAATGTAATGTTCATTGAAACTAGTGCTAAGGCGGGTTTCAATATAAAG GCTTTGTTTCGAAAGATAGCTTCTGCATTACCAGGTATGGAAACTCTTTCGTCCACAAAACAAGAAGACATGGTTGATGTAAACCTCAAGTCCAGCAATGCAAGTGGGTCCCAACAGCAACCCCAGTCCGGAGGGTGCGCATGCTGA